One window from the genome of Thermaerobacter marianensis DSM 12885 encodes:
- a CDS encoding metal-sulfur cluster assembly factor has product MLSEGGATSCRTPAPSPLAGAGAETHPRRHERSGRAEEGVPPEWEERVRQALASVTDPCCKDLGLSVVDMGLLEGLRRTEDGLELRVVLTTGWCPFTAYLFDEMRDAVEKAIPEAGRVRVQVDWGKAWTTDRLSPRASKELLFLPPPQSARKGQQFVPPRERAGG; this is encoded by the coding sequence ATGTTGAGCGAAGGCGGCGCCACATCGTGCCGTACACCGGCACCCTCGCCCCTGGCTGGTGCTGGGGCGGAAACCCACCCGCGGCGTCACGAGCGTTCGGGCAGAGCGGAAGAAGGCGTGCCCCCCGAATGGGAGGAGCGGGTTCGGCAGGCCCTGGCCAGCGTCACCGATCCCTGTTGCAAAGACCTCGGGTTGAGCGTGGTGGACATGGGGCTTTTGGAAGGCCTCAGGCGAACTGAAGACGGCCTTGAATTACGGGTCGTGCTGACAACGGGTTGGTGCCCCTTTACGGCCTATCTCTTCGACGAGATGCGGGATGCCGTCGAAAAGGCCATTCCCGAGGCGGGGCGGGTGCGGGTTCAGGTCGACTGGGGGAAGGCCTGGACCACGGACCGGCTCTCGCCGCGAGCCTCGAAGGAGCTCCTGTTTCTTCCCCCGCCGCAATCGGCCCGGAAGGGACAGCAGTTTGTCCCTCCCCGGGAACGTGCGGGCGGCTGA
- a CDS encoding ABC-ATPase domain-containing protein — MSPTVTRTRDDLRQLLARIDGRGYPAYKEIAGTYGFGAFTLAIDHVQGDPFAAPSRLRIIVPPARMQLPDWATTTSLRRVATADWLLRRFHRATGTAAARRGSGKSGLITVDRPGQEILPRTACVVFADRVEVRFFAGLPAAGRRILGRQAVEMLCQDVPRLVESALVLKPVDHRDLERHVAVAEDQAALRQALAERGLVAFVGDGAILPRESGVSDRPLRGPRVIPFAAPDTLAVELDTPHRGKVRGLGIPRGVTLIVGGGYHGKSTLLRALARGVYDHIPGDGRELVVTDPTAVKIRAEDGRRIEQVDISPFIRNLPFDADTRRFSTDEASGSTSQAANIMEALELGARVLLIDEDTSATNFMIRDRRMQALVSKDREPITPFIDRVRALFRDRGVSSILVVGGAGDYLDVADTVIRMDAYRAQDATVEAREVAARFPTGRIAEDPGPFPPVPARVPLPASLDPRRGAKVKIRAHGTDEITFGFEEIDLSAVEQLVDPSQTRAVGAMIRYMTGRYIDGRRTLREALEALYAELDEHGLDRVSPFPTPAGDLALPRLFEVGAAINRLRSLRVEVREPAVGDARRGHTS, encoded by the coding sequence GTGAGCCCGACCGTGACCCGCACTCGTGATGACCTGCGCCAGCTGCTGGCCCGCATCGACGGCCGCGGGTACCCGGCATACAAGGAGATCGCCGGTACCTACGGCTTCGGTGCATTCACCCTCGCCATCGACCACGTCCAGGGCGACCCCTTTGCCGCCCCTTCCCGGCTGCGGATCATTGTGCCGCCGGCGCGGATGCAGCTGCCGGACTGGGCCACCACCACGTCCCTGCGCCGCGTGGCGACCGCGGACTGGCTGCTGCGCCGGTTCCATCGCGCCACAGGCACCGCCGCCGCCCGCCGGGGCAGCGGCAAGAGCGGTCTCATCACCGTGGACCGGCCCGGGCAGGAGATCCTGCCCCGCACCGCCTGCGTCGTGTTTGCGGACCGGGTGGAGGTGCGCTTCTTCGCAGGCCTGCCCGCGGCGGGCCGGCGCATCCTGGGCCGGCAGGCGGTGGAGATGTTGTGTCAGGACGTGCCGCGGCTGGTGGAGTCGGCCCTGGTGCTCAAACCCGTCGACCACCGCGACCTGGAGCGGCACGTGGCCGTGGCGGAAGACCAGGCGGCCCTGCGGCAGGCCCTGGCCGAGCGGGGTCTGGTCGCCTTCGTCGGCGACGGGGCCATCCTTCCCCGGGAAAGCGGGGTCAGCGACCGGCCCCTGCGCGGGCCGCGGGTGATCCCCTTCGCGGCGCCGGACACCCTGGCCGTGGAGCTGGACACCCCCCACCGGGGCAAGGTCCGCGGCCTGGGCATCCCCCGCGGCGTCACCCTGATCGTCGGCGGCGGCTACCACGGCAAGTCCACCCTCCTGCGGGCCCTGGCCCGGGGCGTCTACGACCACATCCCCGGCGACGGCCGCGAGCTGGTGGTGACGGACCCGACCGCGGTCAAGATCCGCGCCGAGGACGGCCGCCGCATCGAGCAGGTCGACATCAGCCCGTTCATCCGCAACCTGCCCTTCGACGCCGACACCCGGCGCTTCTCCACCGACGAGGCCTCGGGGAGCACCAGCCAGGCCGCCAACATCATGGAGGCCCTGGAGCTGGGCGCCCGGGTCCTGCTCATCGACGAGGACACCAGCGCGACGAACTTCATGATCCGCGACCGGCGCATGCAGGCCCTGGTCAGCAAGGACCGCGAGCCCATCACGCCCTTCATCGACCGGGTGCGGGCGCTCTTCCGCGACCGGGGCGTCTCCAGCATCCTGGTGGTGGGCGGGGCGGGCGACTACCTGGACGTGGCCGACACGGTGATCCGGATGGACGCCTACCGGGCCCAGGACGCCACGGTCGAAGCCCGCGAGGTGGCGGCCCGCTTCCCCACGGGCCGCATCGCGGAAGACCCCGGCCCCTTCCCGCCCGTCCCCGCCCGGGTCCCCCTGCCCGCCAGCCTGGACCCGCGCCGCGGGGCCAAGGTCAAGATCCGCGCCCACGGCACCGACGAGATCACCTTCGGCTTCGAGGAGATCGATTTGAGCGCCGTCGAGCAGCTGGTGGACCCATCCCAGACCCGGGCCGTGGGTGCCATGATCCGGTACATGACCGGGCGCTACATCGACGGGCGCCGGACGCTGCGCGAGGCCCTGGAAGCCCTGTACGCCGAGCTGGACGAACACGGTCTCGATCGCGTCTCGCCCTTCCCCACGCCGGCGGGCGACCTGGCGCTGCCCCGGCTCTTCGAGGTGGGGGCCGCCATCAACCGGTTGCGCTCGTTGCGGGTCGAGGTGCGCGAGCCGGCGGTTGGCGATGCACGCCGCGGACATACTTCCTAG
- a CDS encoding Hsp20/alpha crystallin family protein, with protein MRTDLDRWLWPAPAGRGFNSWREMFWRPWDLWRAFDGEADWGLGQRPSVDVTDAGDRVIVEAEVPGVEPEDIQLDVYEDRVVIRSETRRETRNEGDGYYLMERRFGRFHRVVPLPDRVNPEGAQARCRNGVLRVEIPKLQNQGRGRRVPVTEA; from the coding sequence ATGCGCACCGACCTGGACCGCTGGCTGTGGCCCGCTCCCGCCGGCCGTGGCTTCAACAGCTGGCGTGAGATGTTCTGGCGTCCGTGGGATCTCTGGCGTGCCTTCGACGGGGAGGCGGACTGGGGCCTCGGCCAGCGCCCTTCGGTGGACGTCACCGACGCCGGTGACCGGGTGATCGTCGAAGCCGAGGTGCCGGGGGTCGAACCCGAGGACATCCAGCTGGACGTCTACGAAGACCGGGTGGTGATCCGGTCCGAGACCCGGCGCGAGACCCGCAACGAGGGCGACGGGTACTATCTGATGGAGCGCCGTTTCGGCCGGTTCCACCGCGTGGTCCCGCTCCCCGACCGCGTCAACCCTGAGGGGGCGCAGGCCCGTTGCCGCAACGGCGTGCTGCGGGTCGAGATCCCCAAGCTGCAGAACCAGGGACGCGGGCGGCGCGTGCCGGTGACCGAGGCATAG
- the fmdA gene encoding formamidase — MGRPLIEVDPTRPVEEQREVLQNRWHPDIPAVVEVRPGDTFVVECLDWTGGQVRNDDDASDIRDMDLTPNHHLTGPIAVRGAEPGDILVVDILDLGPHPKMPWGYTGIFARSNGGGFLTDHFPEAHKAIWDFHGVYATSRHVPGVKIPAIPHPGILGTAPSHQLLQRWNERERKLIARDPNRVPPLALPPEPRNAILGSLRPGTPEFDRIAREAARTIPPRENGGNRDIKNLTRGARAYLPVYVPGAKLTVGDLHFTQGDGEITFCGAIEMAGWIELHVDLIKDGMNKYGIRHPMFEPSPIEPRFSRYLVFEGYSVDEEGEQYYLDPHVAYRRACLEAVQYLKGFGYTGEEAYTILGAAPVEGRISAIVDIPNACCTLWLPTEIFEFDIRPGTQGPVARVQGGRLARAR; from the coding sequence ATGGGGCGGCCGCTGATCGAAGTCGACCCCACGCGGCCCGTCGAGGAACAGAGGGAGGTCTTGCAGAACCGCTGGCATCCTGACATCCCGGCCGTTGTTGAGGTGCGGCCTGGCGACACGTTCGTCGTCGAGTGCCTCGACTGGACTGGTGGGCAGGTCCGTAACGATGACGACGCCTCCGACATCCGGGACATGGACTTGACTCCCAACCATCACCTGACCGGCCCCATTGCTGTCCGCGGGGCGGAACCGGGAGACATCCTGGTCGTTGACATCCTTGACCTTGGTCCGCACCCCAAGATGCCATGGGGGTATACGGGAATCTTCGCGCGATCCAATGGTGGTGGCTTTCTAACGGACCACTTCCCGGAGGCGCATAAAGCGATCTGGGACTTTCATGGTGTGTACGCGACGTCCCGACATGTACCCGGCGTGAAGATTCCTGCGATTCCCCACCCGGGCATCTTGGGCACCGCACCGTCTCACCAGTTGCTACAGCGTTGGAACGAACGAGAGCGGAAGCTCATCGCACGTGATCCGAACCGGGTACCGCCCCTCGCGCTGCCACCAGAGCCGCGTAACGCCATTCTCGGGTCGTTGCGTCCGGGGACCCCAGAATTCGACCGGATTGCACGGGAAGCGGCACGGACGATCCCACCGCGGGAGAACGGCGGAAACCGTGACATCAAGAACCTCACCCGCGGCGCTCGTGCCTACCTGCCCGTTTACGTCCCCGGGGCAAAACTGACGGTCGGCGACCTTCACTTCACCCAGGGTGACGGCGAGATCACGTTCTGCGGCGCCATTGAGATGGCCGGCTGGATTGAGCTACACGTCGACCTGATCAAGGATGGAATGAATAAGTATGGGATCCGGCACCCGATGTTCGAGCCGAGCCCGATCGAGCCGCGGTTTTCCCGTTACCTCGTGTTCGAGGGTTATTCGGTGGATGAAGAGGGCGAACAGTACTACCTGGACCCGCATGTTGCATACCGACGGGCGTGTCTCGAAGCGGTCCAGTATCTCAAGGGATTCGGATACACGGGGGAAGAGGCGTACACCATCTTGGGGGCGGCACCCGTCGAAGGGCGCATCAGTGCGATCGTGGACATTCCGAACGCTTGTTGCACGTTGTGGCTGCCCACGGAGATCTTTGAGTTTGACATCCGGCCCGGGACCCAGGGGCCCGTTGCGCGGGTCCAGGGTGGCCGACTGGCCCGGGCCAGGTGA
- a CDS encoding MFS transporter, with translation MKGALGYLLLLSLAHLITDLNQGGMPALLPQLKESYGLTYAQLGVVLLVLNITSSLIQPLFGYWSDKRPQGWLVAAGPLLAAVGLALVGYARSYEGVLLAAILCGIGVALFHPEGARSARGVSGGQRATAMSIFSVGGNLGFALGPVAATAVVGLWGPQGLAWLVLPAGLLAAGMVAALPGMDRLEQATARRGATTPGRMPGTRGPGPAAGSAPAGSSAGSGGGTGPAPADEAGKTNWLAEVLLIGVVGTRSWLQFGVLSLMPFLYLEKAGPHGVSTGVLLFVFLAAGAVGTLVGGPLADRIGTRTVLIGSMAVLIPLHWGLVHGPAWATLPLLAATGFALVATFSITLVMSQDFMPRYVAVASGLNTGFSIGLGGIGAAALGALADRWGLETTLSVMVLLPVIGLLLTLLVPVPERDRQQRRAGAAGRARPAET, from the coding sequence TTGAAGGGTGCCCTGGGGTATCTGCTGCTCCTGAGTCTGGCCCACCTGATCACCGACCTCAACCAGGGCGGCATGCCCGCGCTGCTGCCCCAGCTCAAGGAGAGTTACGGCCTGACCTATGCCCAGCTGGGCGTGGTGCTCTTGGTGCTCAACATCACGTCGTCCCTGATCCAGCCGCTCTTCGGGTACTGGAGCGACAAGCGGCCCCAGGGGTGGCTGGTGGCGGCCGGGCCTCTGCTGGCGGCGGTGGGGCTGGCGCTGGTGGGGTATGCCCGTAGTTATGAAGGCGTGCTGCTGGCGGCCATCCTCTGCGGGATCGGCGTCGCCCTGTTCCACCCGGAAGGGGCCCGCTCGGCCCGCGGCGTGTCGGGCGGGCAGCGGGCCACGGCGATGTCCATCTTCTCCGTGGGCGGCAACCTGGGCTTTGCCCTGGGGCCGGTGGCGGCCACGGCGGTGGTCGGGCTTTGGGGGCCCCAGGGGCTGGCGTGGCTGGTTCTTCCGGCGGGCTTGCTGGCCGCGGGCATGGTGGCCGCCCTGCCCGGGATGGACCGTCTGGAGCAGGCCACCGCCCGGCGTGGGGCGACCACCCCGGGCCGTATGCCCGGGACGCGGGGACCGGGGCCGGCTGCCGGCAGCGCGCCGGCGGGCAGCTCGGCCGGGTCCGGAGGCGGGACCGGCCCGGCCCCGGCGGATGAGGCAGGCAAGACCAACTGGCTGGCCGAGGTGCTGCTCATCGGCGTGGTCGGCACGCGGTCGTGGCTGCAGTTCGGCGTGCTCAGCCTGATGCCGTTCTTGTACCTGGAAAAGGCGGGGCCCCACGGCGTGTCGACGGGCGTGCTTTTGTTCGTCTTCCTGGCGGCGGGGGCGGTGGGGACCCTGGTGGGCGGGCCGCTGGCGGACCGCATCGGCACGCGGACGGTGCTGATCGGCTCCATGGCCGTGCTGATCCCCCTGCACTGGGGCCTGGTGCACGGGCCGGCGTGGGCGACGCTGCCGCTGCTGGCGGCCACCGGTTTCGCCCTGGTGGCCACTTTCAGCATCACCCTGGTGATGAGCCAGGACTTCATGCCGCGCTACGTGGCGGTGGCGTCGGGGTTGAACACCGGTTTCTCCATCGGCCTTGGAGGCATCGGCGCCGCGGCCCTGGGCGCCCTGGCGGACCGGTGGGGGCTGGAGACGACCTTGTCGGTGATGGTGCTGCTGCCTGTCATCGGGCTGTTGCTGACCCTTCTGGTGCCGGTGCCCGAGCGGGACCGGCAGCAGCGGCGGGCGGGGGCCGCGGGCCGGGCGCGTCCGGCCGAGACGTGA
- a CDS encoding metal ABC transporter permease, whose protein sequence is MGGGTAWPAGAGGLAGLAGLAGMFQYDFMVRALAAGTLVGLLAPVVGTFLVLRRLSLMGDALAHVALAGLAGGLWLGVYPTGAALGLAVAAGAAMEALRARYRRHGELAVAITLSSAVALAAVFFSMGGTAGIDLLAYLFGSVLTVTPADVTLTGALTLAVLGVVAALYRDLVAVTLDEELARVAGLPVRALNALFTMMAAAAVAASMRVVGVLLVSSLMVLPVAASLQVARSFRGALALAVGFAQVAVWAGLSIAYWMNLPPGATVVLAAVVLLLGALAARRLWPDLGPA, encoded by the coding sequence ATGGGTGGAGGGACGGCGTGGCCGGCCGGCGCGGGAGGGCTCGCGGGCCTGGCCGGTCTGGCCGGCATGTTCCAGTACGACTTCATGGTCCGTGCTCTGGCGGCCGGCACCCTGGTGGGGCTTCTGGCGCCGGTGGTGGGGACGTTCCTGGTGCTGCGGCGCCTGTCGCTGATGGGCGACGCCCTGGCCCACGTGGCCCTGGCCGGGCTGGCCGGCGGTCTCTGGCTCGGGGTGTACCCCACCGGGGCGGCCCTGGGTTTGGCGGTGGCCGCCGGCGCGGCCATGGAAGCGTTGCGGGCCCGCTACCGCCGCCACGGTGAGCTGGCCGTGGCCATCACCCTCTCCTCGGCCGTGGCCCTGGCGGCCGTGTTCTTCAGCATGGGCGGGACGGCCGGCATCGACCTCTTGGCCTACCTGTTCGGCAGCGTGCTCACCGTCACCCCCGCCGACGTGACCCTGACTGGGGCGCTGACCCTGGCGGTGCTGGGCGTGGTGGCGGCGCTGTACCGGGACCTGGTGGCGGTCACCCTGGACGAAGAGCTGGCCCGGGTGGCGGGCCTGCCCGTCCGCGCGCTCAACGCGCTCTTCACCATGATGGCGGCGGCGGCCGTGGCGGCCAGCATGCGGGTGGTGGGGGTCCTGCTGGTCTCGTCCCTCATGGTGCTGCCCGTGGCGGCCAGCCTGCAGGTGGCCCGCAGCTTCCGGGGCGCCCTGGCGCTGGCCGTCGGGTTCGCCCAGGTGGCCGTCTGGGCCGGGTTGAGCATCGCCTACTGGATGAACCTGCCCCCCGGCGCCACGGTGGTGCTGGCGGCGGTGGTGCTGCTGCTGGGGGCGCTGGCGGCGCGGCGGCTGTGGCCCGATTTGGGTCCGGCATGA
- a CDS encoding amidohydrolase family protein — protein MIGNAFVFDCVCHVFNFDPRNARSQGGVQFINHLYAFHQVLTPPEERVLSPDEFLRNWEIDEIASMVFEESATDMIVAQPLPLTDLFHDGLSDWRRCAEMARRYPDRAVFWGTVNPLEGRKALEEMEIQVKEFGAKGFKLYNVRYDSGVPFPWRMDDPKVAFPIFEKALELGVKVIGVHKGVPLGPQPIEHTQTWDMDVAAARYPEINFIIFHVGLPFMDEVCWQLVRYPNLYASIAATVNFIRRAPRQFAEMIGKLLFWAGPDKIIYGGETPIWHPRWALEAFWNFEIPQDMVEGYGYPQLDETAKRKILGENLARLMGIDLETKKAELGQTA, from the coding sequence ATGATCGGCAATGCCTTCGTGTTCGACTGCGTCTGCCACGTCTTCAACTTCGACCCGCGCAACGCGCGCAGTCAAGGTGGGGTGCAATTCATCAACCACTTGTACGCATTCCATCAGGTGCTGACGCCACCGGAGGAACGGGTCCTTTCGCCAGACGAGTTCCTGCGCAATTGGGAGATCGACGAAATCGCGTCCATGGTCTTCGAGGAATCAGCGACGGACATGATCGTCGCGCAGCCCCTGCCGCTGACGGACCTGTTCCACGACGGGCTCTCCGACTGGCGTCGCTGTGCTGAGATGGCTCGCCGGTACCCGGATCGTGCCGTCTTTTGGGGTACCGTGAATCCGCTTGAGGGCCGCAAGGCACTCGAGGAGATGGAGATTCAGGTCAAGGAGTTCGGTGCCAAGGGCTTCAAGCTCTACAACGTGCGGTATGACTCCGGGGTTCCCTTCCCTTGGCGGATGGATGATCCTAAGGTCGCCTTTCCCATCTTTGAGAAAGCCCTCGAACTGGGTGTCAAGGTGATCGGCGTCCACAAGGGGGTACCCCTTGGACCACAGCCCATCGAGCACACCCAGACCTGGGACATGGACGTGGCGGCTGCCCGTTACCCCGAGATCAACTTCATCATCTTCCACGTCGGGCTGCCTTTCATGGACGAGGTCTGCTGGCAGCTGGTCCGGTACCCCAACCTCTACGCCTCGATTGCGGCCACGGTGAACTTCATCCGCCGGGCACCGCGACAGTTCGCCGAGATGATAGGGAAGCTCCTCTTCTGGGCCGGTCCGGACAAGATCATCTACGGCGGTGAAACCCCCATCTGGCACCCGCGGTGGGCCCTGGAAGCCTTCTGGAACTTCGAGATCCCCCAGGACATGGTGGAGGGATACGGCTACCCCCAGCTGGACGAGACGGCCAAGCGGAAGATCCTCGGGGAGAACCTGGCCCGGCTCATGGGTATCGACCTTGAGACGAAGAAGGCGGAATTGGGGCAGACGGCCTGA
- a CDS encoding AbrB/MazE/SpoVT family DNA-binding domain-containing protein, protein MTRGDRVVAIVKILQRGRMTLPKAIRGRVGFAEGDDVLVYVNGEGEIVLNPLPQPRSLEELGNGLAVDRLAETTEARAAVRNQRARRPLAVLASSR, encoded by the coding sequence GTGACCCGAGGCGATCGGGTCGTGGCGATCGTCAAGATCCTGCAGCGGGGACGGATGACCCTGCCCAAGGCCATCCGGGGGCGGGTGGGCTTTGCGGAAGGGGACGACGTGCTCGTGTACGTCAACGGCGAGGGGGAGATCGTGCTGAACCCTCTCCCGCAGCCGCGGAGCCTCGAGGAGCTGGGGAACGGACTGGCGGTCGACCGGCTGGCAGAGACGACGGAGGCGCGGGCGGCCGTTCGCAACCAGCGAGCCCGCCGACCCCTGGCGGTGCTGGCCTCCAGCCGTTGA
- a CDS encoding metal ABC transporter solute-binding protein, Zn/Mn family → MVERAVVAEPMPEGRGRGTPGVQGRRSRGRLGLPIRGIGGRARRVAVLLLAALVAVVAGGCGLLSGSGTGGPGGAGRPQAAGDRLPVVVTFYPLEYMARFIGGDRVAVTPLLPAGADAHHWEPRPADVQAVAAARVFIYNGAGLEPWVPRLLQAAGRPDLVTVEASAGLPLVPAGTATAVPGAPAGDEPAAAPAGSGTGAAGDDVPGAPHDDTLAGPPAGADAGPPPRGAELGGPAGSSGGAAPDPHVWLDPALAAQQARAIGRALAQADPGGRAVYLQRAGELARRLEDLAAGYRQLGSCQRRELVISHAFLTYPAHRYGLVQVPLYGLAAESEPGPRQLAAVAGFIRARQVPYILVEPGRTAGAAQTLARETGARLLEIHPLESLTPADRAAGHDFVSLLEQNLERLRQALGCAGA, encoded by the coding sequence ATGGTGGAACGGGCGGTCGTAGCAGAACCGATGCCGGAGGGCCGGGGGCGGGGTACGCCGGGGGTGCAGGGCCGCCGGAGCCGGGGCAGGCTCGGGCTGCCGATCCGCGGCATCGGAGGGCGCGCCCGCCGCGTGGCCGTCCTGCTGCTGGCCGCGCTGGTCGCCGTGGTGGCGGGCGGGTGCGGCCTCTTGTCCGGGTCCGGGACGGGCGGCCCGGGTGGGGCGGGCCGGCCGCAGGCGGCGGGGGACCGCCTGCCGGTGGTGGTCACCTTCTACCCCCTGGAATACATGGCGCGGTTCATCGGGGGGGACCGGGTGGCGGTGACGCCGCTGTTGCCTGCCGGCGCCGACGCCCACCACTGGGAGCCCCGCCCCGCCGACGTGCAGGCGGTGGCGGCGGCCCGGGTCTTCATCTACAACGGCGCCGGCCTGGAGCCCTGGGTGCCGCGGCTGCTCCAGGCCGCGGGGCGGCCGGACCTGGTCACGGTCGAGGCATCGGCCGGGCTTCCCCTGGTGCCGGCCGGCACGGCGACCGCCGTTCCCGGGGCGCCGGCGGGGGACGAACCGGCCGCCGCGCCGGCCGGATCCGGCACCGGTGCCGCCGGCGACGATGTCCCTGGCGCGCCTCACGACGATACCCTTGCCGGGCCGCCTGCAGGCGCCGATGCCGGTCCTCCGCCCCGCGGTGCCGAACTCGGCGGGCCGGCCGGTTCGTCCGGTGGTGCGGCCCCCGACCCCCACGTGTGGCTCGACCCCGCCCTGGCCGCCCAGCAGGCCCGGGCCATCGGCCGGGCGCTGGCTCAGGCGGACCCCGGGGGGCGGGCGGTCTACCTCCAGCGGGCCGGGGAACTGGCCCGCCGCCTGGAGGACCTGGCCGCCGGCTATCGGCAACTGGGCTCCTGCCAGCGAAGGGAACTGGTCATCAGCCACGCCTTCCTGACGTACCCCGCCCACCGTTACGGCCTGGTGCAGGTGCCGCTCTACGGCCTGGCGGCGGAGAGCGAGCCCGGCCCGCGGCAGCTGGCCGCCGTGGCCGGGTTCATCCGGGCGCGGCAGGTGCCCTACATCCTGGTGGAACCCGGTCGCACCGCCGGGGCAGCCCAGACGCTGGCGCGGGAGACGGGGGCGCGGCTGCTGGAGATCCACCCGCTGGAGTCCCTCACGCCGGCCGACCGGGCGGCGGGTCACGACTTCGTGTCCCTCTTGGAGCAGAACCTGGAGCGGCTGCGCCAGGCGCTGGGCTGTGCCGGCGCCTAG